The proteins below come from a single Magallana gigas chromosome 10, xbMagGiga1.1, whole genome shotgun sequence genomic window:
- the LOC105321368 gene encoding ficolin-2, producing MCYSSTAENKFRSVQSGNTTSNSCILDEFPIDNPKVSARLQCGMPCNARSQCVGFDIIESISKTCRLLRGFTALIPSHTISEAVRYEKFTGISIGTDFYCSVKLTNGQHISTLCNQGNHEWMLIQRRFDGSENFTRDWTDYEDGFGSTESEFWLGNRNIHELTNDSYTYLRIEMMDHDCVWKYAEYSTFYVESENWKYRLHVNGYSGNAEDSMWYNDGMFFSTYDNDNDIRESNCGLEYHGGWWYSNCHWANLNGEYGNTNYGEGIEWKTWRGHGYSMKEVRIMIRKP from the exons ATGTGTTATTCATCCACAGCAGAAAACAAATTTCGCTCAGTGCAATCGGGCAACACAACATCAAATTCGTGCATTCTCGACGAGTTTCCGATAGATAATCCGAAAGTTTCCGCTCGATTACAATGTGGTATGCCTTGTAATGCTCGTTCACAGTGTGTTGGGTTTGATATCATAGAAAGCATATCAAAAACGTGTCGTCTTCTGCGTGGATTTACCGCTCTTATACCATCTCACACGATATCAGAAGCCGTCAGATATGAGAAG TTCACCGGAATCAGTATTG gTACAGATTTTTATTGCTctgtaaaattaacaaatggGCAACACATATCTACCTTATGTAATCAGGGGAACCATGAATGGATG CTCATTCAGAGACGGTTTGATGgatcagagaattttacgagagACTGGACAGACTACGAAGATGGATTTGGATCTACAGAGTCAGAGTTCTGGTTAG GTAACCGGAATATCCATGAATTAACAAATGATAGCTACACATATCTCAGAATAGAAATGATGGACCATGATTGTGTTTGGAAGTATGCAGAGTATTCGACCTTTTATGTCGAATCTGAAAACTGGAAGTATAGACTGCATGTCAATGGTTATTCAGGGAATGCAG AAGACAGTATGTGGTACAATGACGGAATGTTCTTCAGTACGTACGACAATGACAACGATATACGGGAAAGCAATTGTGGATTGGAATATCACGGAGGGTGGTGGTATAGCAATTGTCACTGGGCAAATCTTAACGGGGAGTATGGAAACACAAATTATGGCGAAGGGATTGAGTGGAAAACCTGGAGAGGTCATGGTTACTCAATGAAAGAAGTCAGAATAATGATTCGAAAACCCTGA